In Nitrospirota bacterium, the following are encoded in one genomic region:
- a CDS encoding HD-GYP domain-containing protein, with protein MSVARKIHITLIKRLILGWCVLSILLGVTVFFIKLQDIDEMVKDLAIAESKMILNDRRFFAQGLSEQENNLMADKLKLVIKYGNFIALELYTTELKKLYEVTSNDIDAMEAHNKYIEPKETVGKERGTMFINNITSERFYINGRIFLQFVVPLFDKTNKKYGYLEGIYRTNNHTMKDIRHSLVVSFLVIVLAVSVTSIIFYPLVISMNNDLIKHTRNLTEANLGMLETLGSTIAKRDSDTNSHNYRVAIYAVSLGEALHLKDDEIRSLIKGSFLHDIGKIAISDNILLKPGKLTEEEFEHMKDHVLHGMDIVGRYSWLRDAVDVVVYHHERYDGKGYSGQLMSEDIPIGARIFAIVDVFDALTSKRPYKEPYSYEETLEIMKENSGKHFDPKLLEVFIDMSFDLYDKISKSEDDTIEKMMKKLVRKYFVY; from the coding sequence ATGTCGGTAGCAAGAAAAATACATATAACACTGATAAAGCGTCTGATATTGGGCTGGTGTGTCTTATCCATACTGTTAGGAGTGACAGTGTTTTTTATCAAACTTCAGGACATTGACGAAATGGTCAAAGACCTTGCTATAGCCGAATCTAAAATGATATTAAATGACAGACGCTTTTTTGCACAAGGCTTATCCGAACAAGAGAATAACCTAATGGCCGATAAACTCAAACTCGTCATCAAATACGGCAATTTCATTGCCTTAGAACTCTACACCACTGAGTTAAAGAAACTCTATGAAGTTACCTCTAATGACATCGATGCGATGGAGGCACACAACAAGTACATCGAACCTAAAGAGACCGTCGGTAAAGAGAGAGGCACTATGTTTATTAACAATATCACTTCTGAAAGGTTTTACATAAACGGTCGAATCTTCTTACAGTTCGTTGTGCCGCTGTTTGACAAGACTAACAAGAAATACGGTTATCTGGAGGGTATATATCGTACGAATAACCATACAATGAAAGATATTAGACATTCCCTCGTAGTGTCTTTCCTGGTAATAGTTTTGGCTGTTTCAGTAACATCGATCATCTTTTATCCATTAGTTATATCGATGAACAATGATTTAATAAAGCATACCCGCAATCTGACAGAAGCAAACCTTGGGATGCTTGAGACATTGGGCAGCACCATTGCCAAAAGAGATAGCGACACAAACAGCCACAATTACCGGGTTGCAATTTATGCCGTCTCACTTGGCGAGGCATTGCACTTAAAAGATGACGAAATAAGAAGCCTGATAAAGGGATCATTTCTCCATGACATTGGAAAAATCGCAATATCTGACAATATCTTGCTGAAACCCGGCAAGCTTACTGAAGAGGAGTTTGAACATATGAAGGATCACGTCCTTCATGGTATGGATATAGTGGGAAGATACTCATGGCTCAGAGATGCAGTGGACGTGGTGGTATATCATCATGAGAGATATGACGGAAAAGGTTATTCAGGGCAGCTTATGTCAGAAGACATCCCCATTGGTGCAAGGATATTTGCAATAGTTGACGTTTTTGACGCCCTCACCTCAAAGCGTCCTTATAAAGAACCTTACTCTTATGAAGAAACCTTAGAGATAATGAAAGAAAACTCAGGGAAACACTTCGACCCTAAGCTACTGGAGGTGTTCATAGACATGTCATTCGATCTGTACGACAAAATAAGCAAATCTGAAGACGATACCATTGAGAAAATGATGAAAAAGCTGGTACGTAAGTATTTTGTGTATTAA
- a CDS encoding hemerythrin domain-containing protein: protein MNIEWTDDLIIGVDIIDEQHKEFFRRINLLFQSIETNDLKEIARTFLFVRQYVNIHFKTEEDFIKNNINYEYGITNYIEHKNDHDAFIRDFTEFEKIKIKNKREILKIAKEFYPWMRNWLSQHITCIDKKMGIIYNKSMEKK from the coding sequence ATGAATATTGAGTGGACAGATGATTTAATAATTGGTGTTGATATTATTGACGAACAACATAAAGAATTCTTTAGACGTATAAATTTACTATTTCAGTCTATAGAAACTAACGATTTAAAAGAGATAGCCAGGACATTTTTATTTGTCAGGCAGTATGTCAATATTCACTTTAAAACCGAAGAGGATTTTATAAAGAACAATATTAACTATGAATATGGGATTACAAATTATATAGAACATAAAAATGATCACGATGCATTCATAAGAGATTTTACAGAGTTTGAAAAAATAAAGATAAAAAATAAACGTGAAATATTAAAAATAGCAAAAGAGTTTTATCCCTGGATGCGGAACTGGCTGTCTCAGCACATTACTTGTATAGATAAAAAGATGGGTATTATCTATAATAAATCTATGGAAAAGAAATAA